A single window of Ananas comosus cultivar F153 linkage group 17, ASM154086v1, whole genome shotgun sequence DNA harbors:
- the LOC109723281 gene encoding TPD1 protein homolog 1-like isoform X1: MAHALKLLFALLLCIFVQARSDLGKSDPCALSSIEVQQMNTGLMAGYDPVFEVEVKNGCGCSVARVYLYSRGFASSTPVDPSLFRRDGVGYLANEGQSIASGASVKFRYAWDRPFQMGPENRHVEC; this comes from the exons ATGGCGCATGCTCTCAAACTCCTCTTTGCTCTCCTCCTCTGCATCTTTGTACAAG CTCGATCTGACCTAGGTAAGAGCGACCCTTGTGCTCTCTCGAGCATTGAGGTTCAGCAGATGAACACGGGACTGATGGCCGGCTACGATCCGGTATTCGAGGTGGAGGTGAAGAACGGATGCGGATGCTCAGTGGCACGCGTTTATTTGTACTCTAGAGGATTTGCGAGCTCAACGCCCGTCGACCCATCACTATTTCGGCGGGACGGGGTCGGCTACCTCGCGAACGAGGGCCAGAGCATCGCCAGTGGCGCATCCGTGAAGTTCCGTTATGCGTGGGATAGGCCTTTCCAGATGGGTCCTGAGAACAGGCATGTTGAATgctga
- the LOC109723596 gene encoding ACT domain-containing protein ACR6-like, with protein MGSCYIAYRDVDEGDEYAKLIRRMNPPRVVIDNDASDNATVIRVVSSNMHGTLLEVVQVITDLNLIITKAYISSDCGWFMDVFNVTDQEGNKIRDKTIISQIQETLESDSYFFPAICNSVGVIPSKEHTSIELTGTDRPGLFSDITAVLTDLDCNVVNAEVWTHNARVAAVVHVTDNRTAEPIKDPARLSTIKRLLKNVLEGDSESEAAKTSVSMDLTHTERRLHQMMFDDRDYERVCVADDDQSSSTRPQVLALDCPERDYTVIILNSKDRPKLLFDTVCTLTDMKYVVFHGTVGTTSEGAYQEYYIRHVDGHPISSEAERQRVIQCLEAAIERRTSEGLELELRTEDRVGLLSDITRIFRENGLTIKRAEISTESGKAVDTFYVSDMSGSPVESKTVESIRTQIGETVLKVKKNSASPPRSPDESTNVGSLFTSFFKGHSFQIFRLIRSHF; from the exons ATGGGTAGCTGCTACATAGCTTATCGCGATGTGGATGAAGGAGATGAATACGCAAAGCTCATTAGGAGGATGAACCCACCCAG GGTTGTGATTGACAATGATGCTTCTGATAATGCAACAGTAATCAGG GTGGTTAGTTCCAACATGCATGGGACTCTTCTTGAAGTAGTCCAAGTGATTACTGATTTGAATCTTATCATCACCAAAGCTTACATTTCCTCAGATTGTGGTTGGTTTATGGATG tGTTCAATGTGACGGATCAGGAAGGGAATAAAATTCGGGACAAAACAATCATTTCGCAAATACAAGAG ACACTGGAATCAGATTCTTACTTCTTCCCCGCAATCTGTAACTCGGTCGGCGTGATACCCTCGAAAGAACACACGTCGATCGAGCTAACCGGCACCGACCGGCCCGGGCTATTCTCCGACATAACCGCCGTGCTCACCGATCTCGACTGCAACGTGGTGAACGCCGAGGTGTGGACCCACAATGCCAGGGTTGCGGCGGTGGTGCACGTGACCGATAACCGCACCGCGGAGCCCATCAAAGACCCTGCTAGGCTCTCCACAATCAAAAGGCTCCTCAAAAACGTTCTCGAGGGGGACAGCGAATCTGAAGCCGCGAAAACTTCGGTCTCGATGGACTTGACCCACACTGAGAGGAGGCTGCATCAGATGATGTTCGATGACAGGGACTACGAGAGGGTTTGCGTGGCAGATGATGATCAGAGCTCCTCCACTAGGCCTCAAGTGTTGGCACTGGATTGCCCCGAGAGGGATTATACGGTGATCATACTGAACTCGAAGGATCGACCGAAGCTGTTGTTCGACACGGTTTGTACTCTCACTGATATGAAGTATGTCGTGTTCCACGGAACGGTCGGCACGACAAGTGAAGGAGCATATCAG GAATACTATATCAGGCATGTTGATGGGCACCCGATAAGTTCTGAGGCCGAAAGGCAGCGCGTGATTCAGTGTCTTGAGGCGGCGATCGAGCGGCGGACTTCAGAG GGATTAGAACTAGAGCTGAGAACCGAGGATCGGGTCGGGCTTCTTTCGGACATCACCAGAATATTCAGAGAGAATGGCCTCACCATAAAAAGAGCTGAGATATCCACAGAATCTGGCAAAGCAGTGGACACATTCTACGTCTCTGATATGTCGGGGAGCCCGGTTGAGTCCAAGACGGTGGAGTCGATTCGGACCCAGATCGGCGAGACCGTCCTAAAAGTGAAGAAAAACTCTGCTTCACCCCCACGATCACCCGATGAATCGACTAACGTGGGCTCTCTCTTCACCAGCTTCTTCAAGGGCCACTCGTTTCAGATTTTTCGGCTGATTCGATCACACTTTTGA
- the LOC109723370 gene encoding TPD1 protein homolog 1-like has protein sequence MAHALKLLFALLLCIFVQGKSDPCALSSIEVQQTNTGQMAGYDPVFEVEVKNGCRCSVAHVYLYSLGFASSTPVDPSLFRQDGVGYLVNNGQSIASGASVKFRYAWDRAFQMGPVKMQVEC, from the exons ATGGCACATGCTCTTAAACTCCTCTTTGCTCTCCTCCTCTGCATCTTTGTACAAG GTAAGAGCGACCCTTGTGCTCTCTCGAGCATTGAGGTTCAGCAGACGAACACGGGACAGATGGCAGGCTATGATCCGGTATTTGAGGTGGAGGTGAAGAATGGATGCAGATGCTCAGTGGCACACGTTTACCTGTACTCTCTGGGATTTGCGAGCTCAACGCCCGTCGACCCATCACTATTCCGGCAGGACGGGGTCGGCTACCTCGTGAACAATGGGCAGAGCATCGCGAGTGGTGCATCCGTGAAGTTCCGTTATGCATGGGATAGGGCTTTTCAGATGGGTCCTGTGAAGATGCAGGTTGAATGCTGA
- the LOC109723281 gene encoding protein TAPETUM DETERMINANT 1-like isoform X2, with the protein MAHALKLLFALLLCIFVQGKSDPCALSSIEVQQMNTGLMAGYDPVFEVEVKNGCGCSVARVYLYSRGFASSTPVDPSLFRRDGVGYLANEGQSIASGASVKFRYAWDRPFQMGPENRHVEC; encoded by the exons ATGGCGCATGCTCTCAAACTCCTCTTTGCTCTCCTCCTCTGCATCTTTGTACAAG GTAAGAGCGACCCTTGTGCTCTCTCGAGCATTGAGGTTCAGCAGATGAACACGGGACTGATGGCCGGCTACGATCCGGTATTCGAGGTGGAGGTGAAGAACGGATGCGGATGCTCAGTGGCACGCGTTTATTTGTACTCTAGAGGATTTGCGAGCTCAACGCCCGTCGACCCATCACTATTTCGGCGGGACGGGGTCGGCTACCTCGCGAACGAGGGCCAGAGCATCGCCAGTGGCGCATCCGTGAAGTTCCGTTATGCGTGGGATAGGCCTTTCCAGATGGGTCCTGAGAACAGGCATGTTGAATgctga
- the LOC109723371 gene encoding pentatricopeptide repeat-containing protein At5g14080 — protein MAARNSTLSYLHGFINNKSLNISKAAAARRLAGTVLAASKPSRSSPFPSLDQTLRHLLPPDLSPSLVAAAIDPHLLRRRPLAAALFRCAVRRPGFAPDPDPYHALLSSLSLPPPRPRARPILSLLAHARARRVPLLPASYHLAVAALLASDAPREALALFDLATSDAAADLPGDLYNSLLAAASDSLAIARKVFDRMLERGVAFKDVGFGCFIGKLCRSEVLGEVLGLVDKIKARTEGINGSIMAALIVDGLCRTGRIEEAWRALGELRMRGWKPDFIAYRIVSEGFRLADRKDETATILKQKRKLGVAPRENDYKDFILSLVSESRIHEAKDIGEAIVLGDFPIEVDVLNALIGSVSAVDVDSALLFCNYMIEKEKFPSLKALGNFSKNLCKNGKGEEMWSILGALLDEGFFASVDQYHVAVSFLCEAGKVREAYDVLKEMKKKGLDPDISSYNSLIEACCRDDLLRPAKKLWDEMFINGCCANLQTYNILIGKFLEVGEVEEALRLFHLMFGRGVSPDKVTYTMLISMLCREKRSQQAIEIFNKSVDQDAKLASVILSTLILSLCKEGNLVAASDVLSSVPSHIENCDSHVILLKSRTDAGEVEMAIEHIKWIRNNCGFKLQKTLSELMASLSTTPNFESVLKLLQGMHAEGLLFDDGPWMNLLGDHYA, from the exons ATGGCCGCTAGAAATTCTACACTGTCGTACTTGCACGGCTTCATTAATAACAAATCactc AATATTTCCAAGGCCGCCGCTGCGCGCCGCCTCGCCGGCACCGTCCTCGCAGCGTCCAAGCCCTCGCGCTcctcccccttcccctcccTCGACCAAaccctccgccacctcctccccccggacctctccccctctctcgtCGCCGCCGCGATCGACCCgcatctcctccgccgccgccccctcgCCGCCGCGCTCTTCCGCTGCGCCGTGCGCCGCCCCGGCTTCGCCCCGGACCCCGACCCCTACCACGCCCTCCTcagctccctctccctcccccctcCGCGCCCCCGCGCCCGCCCCAtcctctccctcctcgcccacgcgcgcgcgcgccgcGTCCCCCTCCTCCCCGCCTCCTACCACCTCGCCGTCGCCGCGCTCCTCGCCTCCGACGCGCCCCGCGAGGCCCTCGCCCTCTTCGACCTCGCCACttccgacgccgccgccgacctcCCCGGCGACCTCTACAACTCCCTGCTCGCCGCCGCAAGCGACTCCCTAGCGATCGCCCGCAAGGTGTTCGACAGAATGCTTGAAAGAGGCGTCGCGTTTAAAGATGTCGGCTTTGGTTGTTTTATTGGTAAATTATGTAGATCGGAGGTATTAGGTGAGGTTTTAGGTTTGGTGGATAAAATTAAAGCACGAACCGAAGGGATTAATGGGTCGATTATGGCCGCTTTGATTGTGGACGGGCTTTGTCGCACGGGACGGATAGAAGAGGCATGGAGGGCTCTAGGGGAGCTGAGGATGAGAGGGTGGAAACCTGATTTTATCGCGTATAGGATTGTTTCGGAAGGGTTTAGGTTGGCGGATAGGAAGGACGAAACGGCGACCATACTGAAGCAAAAGAGGAAGTTGGGGGTGGCGCCAAGGGAAAATGATTACAAGGATTTCATTCTTTCGTTGGTGTCTGAGAGCAGGATTCATGAGGCGAAGGATATCGGCGAAGCCATTGTTTTGGGCGATTTTCCAATCGAGGTTGATGTGCTTAATGCATTGATCGGATCGGTCTCGGCCGTTGATGTTGACTCTGCATTGTTGTTTTGCAATTACATGATCGAAAAGGAGAAATTTCCGAGCCTTAAAGCGCTAGGTAACTTTAGTAAGAATCTTTGCAAGAATGGAAAAGGTGAAGAAATGTGGAGCATACTTGGGGCACTTTTAGATGAGGGGTTTTTCGCAAGTGTTGACCAGTACCATGTGGCGGTATCATTCTTATGCGAAGCCGGAAAAGTTAGGGAGGCATATGATGTACTTAAGGAGATGAAAAAGAAAGGTTTAGATCCAGATATTTCGTCTTATAATTCTTTGATCGAAGCTTGTTGTAGAGACGACCTTCTTCGACCGGCTAAGAAGTTGTGGGATGAGATGTTCATCAATGGCTGCTGTGCAAATTTACAAACTTATAACATACTTATTGGGAAGTTTTTGGAAGTAGGCGAGGTTGAAGAGGCCCTGCGCCTATTTCACCTCATGTTCGGGAGGGGAGTGAGTCCAGATAAAGTCACATACACAATGCTCATTTCTATGCTGTGCCGAGAAAAGAGGTCACAGCAGGCTATTGAGATCTTTAACAAGTCCGTGGATCAAGATGCGAAGCTTGCTAGTGTAATTTTGAGTACATTAATCCTTTCACTTTGCAAAGAAG GAAATTTGGTGGCAGCTTCTGATGTTCTATCTAGTGTTCCTTCACATATTGAGAACTGTGATTCACATGTCATTCTGTTAAAGAGCCGAACAGATGCCGGAGAAGTTGAGATGGCTATTGAACACATAAAATGGATCAGAAATAACTGTGGCTTTAAACTACAGAAGACATTAAGCGAACTTATGGCTTCTCTTTCTACCACTCCCAACTTTGAATCAGTTCTGAAATTGCTTCAAGGGATGCATGCTGAGGGCCTCCTTTTTGATGATGGTCCATGGATGAATTTGTTGGGAGATCATTATGCATGa